One stretch of Burkholderia sp. NRF60-BP8 DNA includes these proteins:
- a CDS encoding MarR family winged helix-turn-helix transcriptional regulator, whose amino-acid sequence MTNLHDLRLAVSSLLVLTARKWRRTSDGVLTAYNVSEACATPLLIAGRLGEGVRQGTLAEHVGIEGPSLVRLLDQLCAAGLARRDEDPHDRRAKTISLTAAGRAITAKMEEDLRALRAQVLKGVSRADLEATLRVLNAFNAADLHPSASHPSRPVDSAS is encoded by the coding sequence ATGACCAATCTGCACGACCTCCGCCTCGCCGTCAGCAGCCTGCTCGTGCTCACCGCGCGCAAGTGGCGCCGCACCAGCGACGGCGTGCTGACCGCGTACAACGTATCCGAGGCGTGCGCGACGCCGCTGCTGATCGCCGGCCGCCTCGGCGAAGGCGTGCGGCAAGGCACGCTCGCCGAGCACGTCGGCATCGAAGGGCCGTCGCTCGTGCGCCTGCTCGACCAATTGTGCGCGGCCGGCCTCGCCCGCCGCGACGAGGATCCGCACGATCGTCGAGCGAAGACGATCTCGCTGACGGCCGCCGGCCGCGCAATCACCGCGAAGATGGAGGAAGACCTGCGCGCGCTGCGCGCACAGGTGCTCAAGGGCGTGTCGCGCGCCGATCTCGAAGCGACGCTGCGCGTGCTGAACGCGTTCAACGCGGCCGATCTGCATCCTTCGGCGTCGCACCCGTCCCGCCCCGTCGATTCCGCGTCATGA